The following are from one region of the Methylophilus sp. DW102 genome:
- a CDS encoding sulfur transferase domain-containing protein gives MNLKQIDQHYSISDQLTPTDLDALAAQGTTLVVNFRPDGEGGESQPVSEALASQAAALGIAYAYIPVVPNQISTEHVAQLQTLLISHPGPVVGFCRTGNRANQVYQLALQSPAVVAQSKPACCGGSAETKEGLLDKVKGWFKE, from the coding sequence ATGAATCTCAAACAAATCGACCAACATTACAGTATCAGCGACCAACTCACGCCTACTGACTTAGATGCGCTGGCTGCGCAAGGCACGACCTTGGTGGTCAACTTCAGGCCTGATGGCGAGGGCGGTGAATCGCAGCCTGTCAGCGAGGCCTTGGCCTCGCAAGCAGCGGCGCTAGGCATAGCCTATGCGTACATCCCGGTAGTCCCCAACCAGATCTCAACCGAGCATGTGGCTCAACTGCAAACCTTGCTGATCAGCCACCCGGGACCCGTCGTCGGCTTTTGCCGTACTGGCAACCGGGCCAATCAAGTCTACCAACTGGCCTTACAGTCGCCCGCTGTGGTTGCCCAAAGCAAACCTGCTTGTTGCGGTGGATCAGCGGAGACCAAAGAGGGTTTACTGGATAAAGTTAAAGGCTGGTTCAAAGAATAA
- a CDS encoding metalloregulator ArsR/SmtB family transcription factor: MQTSEIAVDLFDQLRASADQASQLMKAMANTDRLMLLCQLSQGEKSVSELEACLNLRQPSLSQQLTVLREAQLVTTRREGKNVFYRIGSPAALAVIQVLHHEFCK, encoded by the coding sequence ATGCAAACTTCAGAAATTGCGGTGGATCTGTTTGATCAGCTAAGGGCCTCGGCCGATCAAGCCAGTCAGTTAATGAAGGCCATGGCCAATACAGACCGTTTGATGCTGTTGTGCCAACTGTCACAAGGCGAAAAATCCGTCAGTGAATTAGAAGCCTGCCTGAATCTCAGGCAGCCCAGCTTGTCACAACAGTTAACCGTGTTGCGCGAAGCGCAGCTGGTGACCACCCGCCGCGAAGGTAAAAACGTGTTTTACCGCATAGGCAGCCCCGCCGCGCTTGCGGTGATCCAAGTGTTACACCACGAGTTTTGCAAATAA